CGAACAGCGGCTGATCGATGGTGCCATCCAGTCTGCGGACCGGGCCCGGACACTCGTCCAGCGCTTGCTGGCCTTTGCCAGGCGGCAACCGCTGCAAGCCGTGGCGGTCGATGTCGTTCAGCTGGTTGAGAACATGGCGGGCCTGATCGAAAGCACGACCGGCCCGAAGATCAAGGTTTCCGTTGACGCGGAAGCTGCGGTGCCGCCGGCGACGGCGGATCCCAATCAACTCGAGATGGCATTGTTGAACCTTGCGGTGAACGCGCGCGACGCCATGCCTGATGGTGGGGTGCTTCGGATCGGCGCGTCGTTCGAACGGGCAGGGTCTGACGAAATAGCCGACCTGAAGGTCGGTGATTATGTCCGCCTGTCCGTCAGCGACACCGGCACCGGAATGGACCCGGAAACGCTTCGCCGCGCTGTCGAGCCGTTCTTTTCGACCAAGGGTATCGGGAAGGGAACCGGGCTCGGCCTGTCGATGGTGCACGGCCTGGCCGCTCAGCTTGGCGGAACGCTGACCATTGAAAGCCAGCCTGGCGAGGGGACCGAGATCGCTTTGTGGCTTCCTGTCAGCGCCACGCCGACAGTGGTGAAGCCGGAAGAGCCTAAAGCCAGCGAGCGCGCTGGACGGGGCATCGCGCTGGTTGTCGACGACGAGTTTCTCGTGCGGTTCAGTACCGCGGACATGCTTTCCGACATGGGATATGAGGTGGTCGAAGCTGGCTCGGGCGAGGAAGCACTGCAACTTATCGCACAAGGCCTCGAACCCATCCTGCTGGTTACCGATCACCTGATGCCCGGTATCACCGGCACTGAACTGGTGACGGAGGTCAGGTCCAGATTGCCCACGATCCAGGTTCTGATCGTCTCGGGATATGCCGACCTTGAAGGTTTGCCTTCGGACGTCGCGCGGCTCACCAAACCTTTCCGTGCCGATGAGCTGGAAAGCATGCTGGCAGTCACTGCATCGACTGTCGGGCAACCGTAGAACGGTCCGCCGTAAGAGGGGGATGCAGCAAATCCGGGTCACGCAGTTCTTCGATCCCGCGTCTTTGGACATACAGGTGATGCCAACTGCGGGCGAAAATCAGCTCCGCTCCAATCTGTCGATCCGGTATTTCGGACATTCGAGGACGGCTTCAGCCCGCCACGCGGCGCCGTGCGCGAACAATGCGACTGCGCGATCTCCGTCGATCGGCAAATCGGTCGGTCCGGTCCAGTTCACCAACAGGCACATGCCGTCAGCGCACAGGGCGCCGTTTGCCAGGGAAGAGACTTGCGCGATTTCTGCCTCGTTCAAAAAATACAGGACTTCCGAAAAGACGATCAGATCGAACGAGCCTTCGGGCCAGTCTTGCGGAACCTCGCCCTGGCGAAAGCTTATGCATGGCGAACTGCCAAGCCGCCTTTGCGCGATGTCGAGCGCGGTTTGCGCAACGTCGATCCCCACCATCCGGTCGCAGACTGTCAGCAGTTCCTCTGTCAGCACCCCGGTCGCGCAACCGATTTCCAACCCTTGCGCGAACCGCCGTGTCGACAGGGCAGCCAAGGTCGCCTGCCGCTTTTCACGTTCATAATCGCTGGTTTCAAACGCCCATGGGTCGGGATCGGAACGGAACAATTGTTCGAACCGTTCACGGCGGGCGACAGGCCGATCAGGCACGGAAAAACACCTCCGGATGACTGGCGAAATGGCTCACGAACGCCCGGGGCATGGTGAAACCCGTTGGGTCGCCGACGACGCTCTCATCGGTTTGCGACCGATAGGCAGCAATCGCGGCACGTTTGCGTCCGGCCATCGCGGTATCGTGGAACGTGACCATGCTGGCTGGCACGGCACGCTCCCCGAACCGGCCCCAAACGGCGTACTCCCACATGGGAATTGCCAGCGCGCGCGCTACCTCAGCGCCAACCAATGCGGCGGTTTCGTGGTCGCAATGGGGATCGGCGTGCCATGTGGTCCACACCGTGCAAACGCTATGTTTACGGGCGAATGCGTGCAGGCTTTGCACCAGCTCATCGTCGGGACGGCTGCGTCCGTCGGGTGCCCCCAATCGCAGTAACGGAACATCACCGTCAGGAACAAGGATATCCAAGGCCTGTGCGAGTTCGCCGGAACGCAAGGTGACGAGATCGTCGCGCGAGCATGTATCCGAAGCTGCATGGGACGCCTCTCCATCCGTCAGCAGGGCCAGGACGATCCGGCGTCCGTTGGCCGCGGCGGCCGCGATTGCCATACCGCATCCGAACGTCTCGTCATCGGGATGCGGTGCAACCACCAGCACCGGGCCCCGGGGGGCGAGCTCGTCCAGACCCACGGTCGGTGCTGCGACCGAGGCACGCAGCAGCGAACCATCGCAGATTTCCGAGACGCTCACAGCCCTTCGACCAGGCGGCCGGAGGATACCAGAACGCTCGCCGCCCGTTCGCGCTTGGCATCAGGTGCGGCTTGGCACAGGAACAGTGCGAGGTCGCGCTTAATACGCTCGATCGGACTGCCCTGTTCATGCGCCGCCATGCCGAGCGCGCGATCCACCTGATCGATGACGGTACGGCAGGCGTTCTCCACCACCTCTCGCCCCAGCAGGCTGAGCGTGGCCTTGCTCTCTGCAGCATCCGGGCCTTCCACCTCCAGCGCACACCGTGTCAGCCACAGGCGTGCCGTCTCAAGGGCGGTGGCGCACGCCACGATGCGCCGTCGCTGGTCGCTATCTTCGGTGCGCCCTCTGGCGCTCAAAGCTTCCAGCATTTCCTGATAAAGCGCCTCGGCCCCGCCTAGATGCGCTGCGCAGTACCGCCAGACGCCACCTTCGAAATGCGGTTCGCGCAGGTAATCGCCGGGTTGCCCCAGCAGATCCCCGGTTGCGAGGATCAGATCGTGGAAATCGTACCGGCCGGATCGCGTTGCTTGCATTCCGGCCATCCTCCAGCCCGAGGCATCCGCGCGGGGCGCGTCGCCCACGGGAGCAAGAATAAGCTGTGGTTGGCCATCCAAACCCGGAGCGGAAACGACAGCATAATCGACCAGCCCGAGCCCCGAGGCGAACCTCTTTGCGCCCGTCAGTCGGACGGTATCCATTTCGCGCGAGAAGCCCAATGGGTTGTCCGGCTCGTCCGCACCCCAGACCCCCAGCAACGCGCCGTTGCGAACGTCCTCGGCCACGTTGCGGCGCAGTGCGGGATGGCCATATAACGCCACCAGCTTGACCGCGTTCATATGGCCTTCGAATAATCGCGCAGCCGACAGATTGGCACGGCCCAGAATGCGCAGAGCGGACAGTGCGGCCTGAGCGCCGCCGGGCTCGGTGCCCCACCCCCGGCCTCCATCGTCCCTTTTGAGGCAAGCGCGCAACCAGCCTTCGCTTCGGAGCAGATCGACGTCCGGACCCAGATCGCCATCGTACCGGTCGGCATTTGCCGCGCGCGATGCGATCACATTTCTAACGCCTGCCCAATCGACATCGGCGGGGAGGGCATCATGCATCGACATCGACCAATGCCTGCTCGAGCGTGCGCGCCCGTTCCAGTTCGACAAGCACTTCTGAATACAACATCGCGCGATCCGCTTTCTGACCACGCCAGATGGCGGAATTGGCGCTTGCGCCTGTGAGGCGCGCGCCACGCGCTAGCGCAGCGCGTTCGCGCAAGATCGACAGCGGCACCAGCGCCGCATCACAGGGCGGGTCGTTGGCCAGCGCTCGGCTCGTCAGACACGCCCCGCATCCTCCTTCGGCGCGCGCTTGCAGCCGGGCCGATGTGCGGGTTCCGCCATCGTTCGATGTTACCACGCGCATACCCGCGGCAAGCATTGCTGCACACAATGCGACATCCTCGCCGACGGGCGGGGTCGGCAGGCCGCCGATCGCACGATAGGCGGTTGACCGGATGGCCAGGCTTGCGCCCGAGGCCCGATAGGCGAACGATCCGGCCTCGCCGCCCGTCCAGCTTCTCCAAAGGCGATCACTGGCCTCGAAATAGGCGCGTTCCGCATCGCCGACCGCACGCACCTGCGGAGGCAAGAGGGACAGTTCATCATCGTCGAGGTGCACATCCTCGCACACCAGGTCATTGCCGGTGGACAGGCTTTGCAAGCGGCTCGCGACCCAATCCGGCCCTACGTAGCTGTCGGCATCGGTCGTAAGCAGCTTACCCTCCGGCGCCAGCATCGCGGCAAGGTCCAGTGCCAATCGCCGGGCATGCGGCGCGTCCCGGATACTGGCCGCCAAAGACAGTTCGACCATCAGATAGGATTGCCCCGCGTTGCGCATTGCCGTTTCGATGATTGCGGCCGAGCGATCCCGTGTGTCGTTGATAACAAATACTAGCGCCCCTCCAGTGGAGCCGCGCATCGCGACGAGGAGCGAATTCAGCATGCGCGGAAGTAACTCTTCTTCGTCACGAACCGGAACCGCGATCGCGTGAGCATAAAGATCCGGCGCGTGGGAATGTATACGCGCAACGTTCACCTTTTCAGCGAACATCTTGCTGGCCAGTATCTTGTTGATGTTTTGCGAATGCGCATCGTTCATCTCGGCACGGTCCCGTCGATCGCCAGAGCGCGGCCTTACTTGGCATCTGGATTGAAATAACCGGCCCCGATGCGGAGCGTTCCGGACAATCTCTTGCAGATAACAAGGATTGGTTTCCCTTCAGTTTGTAGGAACTGCGGGCTTATCGATCTGAATTGCGAGAGGGGTTTGCGGGTTTTCGGGCACCAGGCAAAGCCACGCCAAGCCTCGACATGCTGCCAGTTGGTGCATCTACTCTACCCGTGCTGCGACGAGATCTGACACGCGATGAGGAAGCGCAGCGGTCCCGAAAATCACGCCGGAGCGTTGCTAGGAGATGAGCAAGACCATTGAAGATCTTCAGAACGATATGGACGCTGCGGCGCGAGATCTCGATTTTGACGAGGCGCGGCGAATTCGTGACCGTATCAACCTGATGCGAGGCGGAGCGAGCGCTGCAGAGGCGGCAGAAGCCGATACGTCGGGTTTGGTTCGTCAGCAGGCGGGCGCGATGGGGCTGGGCACGAGCCGGCAGCAACCAGTGCTTCCAACAGGATGGAGGCCGCCACCAAAGCCCGACCCCATGACATCCGGTCGGAAACGCAAATGACGATCGACGTCGCGAATCTTGCTTGGCGGCTCTGTAATCTTTGGGCTTCAAGCGGATTGGCACGTGCGAGTACTGTCAGTCTAAACGCAACTCATCCTCCAATGGCGAAGCTTTCCCCTCCCCGCTTTCAACTCAAGCCATGAGGGACTGCCACTCGGCCAGTGCGGCTGAGCGGCGGGTCTTGTAGGTTTGTCGGTCGATGAGGTGGCGTTCGAGGTTGAAGTGGTTATGGGCGTTGGCATGGACCGAGGCGAGTTTCTGTAGCGACTTCATTTGTCGGAACCTGAGCATGGCTCGCTCTCATCTCCGGAATGGCAGGTGGCTGTTCTCCACCCGGTTGTTGGCCCAGCGTCCCACATCCTGCTTGGTGGCATTGCCTAGCTCGGTCATCGCCGCCTTGTAGGACCGCAGGCCATCGATGGTGCTCTCCGCCGGTGAGCCGTGGCGTCGCTAGGCTTTTTTCATGAACCGCAGGGCCGCTTTCTTGTCGCGAGTGTTTGTGCCGTAACTCTCTAGCACCTCGCCCTCCTGGTCGACCGCTCGCCACAGGTAGTGCATCTCGCCGTTGATCTTCACGTAAACCTCGTCGAGATGACATTTCGACTGGCGGAAGCCCTTCATTCGGCTGATCCGCTGACGGCGGACATCAGCAGCAAACATTGGGCCGAACCTGTTTCACCAGTGACGCACGGTCTCATGGCCGATGTCGATGCCGCGCTCGAACAGCAGGTCTTCCACGTTCCGCAAGCTCAGCGGGAAGCGGACGTACATCATCACCATCAGGCGGATCACGTCAGGCGACGAGTTGAAATACCGGAACGGACTGACAGGCTTGCGAGGTCTTGGCATGGCCGCGCCTCTAGCTGATTAGGCCCGTTCCGCCGGCGGGTGCGTTCGCTCTGACAGGACCCCGGTGAGTAATACTAGTCCGATGACAGACGACCCCTAAGACTCATCGGAAAAACGCGCCGCAATTTTTAGGCAGATGACGCCGGGGCTAATCGCCGATCTTCATCTCTATCCTACAGATGAAGGAGGTAAACAGATTTCACTTCTGCCGGGCTCTGGCTGCCCATGCATGGTCAGCCCACAACGACCGTTGTCCGGTTACTCTGGGTGGCCGGTCCTGAGTGAGCCGCTGCAGCCGAGCAGAATCGCAGTGCAGTGCCATTCGTTTTTCTTGCACCGGAGGCAAGAGATGCGATGCGGAGAGCTGGGCGCTTCTACCTTGGCTGGGAATTCATTGGAGAAACGGTGGTCATACTCTAATGTCCAATTCCCACCCTAATTGTCGACCTCGCGCGGTCAGGGAGCGCTGCCCGTAAGCCGACTGGCAGCTATGACACGGTTGGGACCAAGAAGGGCCTGTCAGCTAACGACCCCTTTGCAGACATAGTGTGAGTCATTAGGCTCGACAGCTGTGCTCAAGCTTTTCGTCTATCCGATTCTCGAATTTTTTGCCACCGTGGCGTATGCGCTCGCGTTAGCTTACGTCCTGATGATCGTTGGGTTCACCGGAGGCCAAATGCTCGACGTTTGGGCCATGGCTACGGGTCCGCACGCAGTCAGAACAACCATTATCTCGATATTTTGTTGGGCGGTGCTCCTTGCCCTGCCAGCGTGGGTCGCTGTTGCCTTGGTGCGAAAGTTTAACGCACGAGGACGCGATCAGAAGTGAAGCGAGTGTCCGCTTCCCACCCCAAAATCGGACGTTCCTAGCGCCACGCCAAACTTCTTAAACCAGGCGTAGCCGAGATGCCGCGGCTTAGGTCCTGAGATGGGCCGCAGACGTAACGGAAGGTTCGGGCCCCTAGCGCGGCTTCTCTGCTATTCCCACACGCCAGCCCGATCCGAACAGGCTGATGGCCACACTCGGCGCACCTTAACTTGACGGCCACTGTGTCGAACTTGTGGATACTGTCAGACTAACCGCACTTTGTTTGTCACTTTCATTCGCTCCCTCTTTGAACCCGACGGGGCGGTTGGCAGTGCGGAACATTCGCGGTTTAAAACATGCTCAAACCACCAACCAGTTTATCTAGACCCTTTATCTAACCCTTATGGAAAATGGCGTCGCATTAGGTCTGACAGTGCGGTTCTGACATATCCCGCCGTCACATCGGTGTCTCAGCTATTCGCGTTCAAGCACCAGTTCAGCATACTCATTGCGCCCGGCACCGCCTTGCGAGCCGGCATCGTAAACATAGCCGTACACCAATTGTCCATCGTGCCGACGAATGATGTTGCCCCGCACCCACGATCCCTCGATCTCATCGATCTCCAGTCGCGGCGTCTGCCATCGGTTGTTTACGAGGACGGAACTGAAGATGCTGCGGGTCTCGTTGTCTACGAAAAGCGCAATCAGCGAGTTTCCATCGTGAGTAATATCCCCCGCAGGTTGTTGGGAATCCACTGCGTCGGTCACGACGGGCCGGTCCGATATGCGTCTGGGCTGAGTGGGTTCTGAACCACCCTGGATCTGCCGTTCCCACAGCATCCCATCAGACAGGCGGTATGCAATGGTGAGCATATCGGTTTGCGCATCATACGCGAGGGGAAGGACAGCGCCGTAATCCGCCCGGCTTGTTCCTGCTGCCCCAGCAATTTGCCAGCGCTGCGTCAGCGTTCCGTCGGCCAGCAATCGGCGATACCAGATACCGCCATCGTCGCTGGCATATGCAAGGTGCACGACATCGTCGCGGCCGACAATCGCCTGCGGACCGGTGTTTATGAAACGCTCCCCCGGGTCCAGTTCGACGGGTGCACTCCAGGTGCCATCAGGGGCACGAACGACGTAGTACAGCCTCTCTGCGAGGAAAACGCTGACGACACTGCCGTTCGAGCGAACTGCGATTGTCGCCGCCTGGGCAATGGCGTCGGCACGGGCCGCGACCTCATCGACGAGTTCCCAGCTATCGGGATGCGTGGGATGATCCGATGTCCGAAAGACGTGATAGCTAACCGACTCGGTAACCTGGTGAATGATGTGGATTCGGCGATCCACTCGCCTGCCGTCGACTGCCTCGAGATCGCCCGTCGCGGGACGGTTGGCACCGTCGACTTCCTGCCAGCTGCGTCCGCCATCGCTGGATTTCACCATCATGAACTTATTGTCCGTCTCGGTCGGTTCCATGATGAAATAGAGGTCGCCATTCGCCGTCTGCCACGGTCCGATCCGCCCTGGCGTTTCGACAAAGGTTCCGCCGAGATGGCCGGGCGGGACCGTGATCGACACCTTTGCAATGGCGCTCGCCGATGCGGGCGGGCTCGCAGGATCGATCATGCGGAATTCGAAACGGTCGCCATTCTCGTTGAGAAGCGGCCCATCGGCAAACCGGCGTATCACCAGTGGCCATTCGAATTCGCCGTGACTATCGGCTCGATCCAGAGATGGTGCAAGTTCTCGCAATGAAATGCCCGTCGCGGAGACGAAGGGCAAAGACGTTCCGTCTAGCAGGTCAGTCGTGGCGGTGCCGTTATCATAGGCTGGAGCGGCCACGATGCTTACCCCCGGCGTGCGTGCGACACCCTCGATGGTTAGTTCGTCAATATCCACCACTTCACCAGCGGCTACCGCGATGCCTACCTCCCCGGCGGGAATGGAAAGAGGCGCTTGCAGGTTAGCTTCTTCGTCACCGAGGGTGATCTGTATCGTTCCGCCCTCCAGTTCGATTTCAGCATCCTGCCAGACGTTTCGCGCAAAGCCCGTTGACCGCTGCGCGAGGAGGACTGGGCGGCCGTCTACAATCCGCTCGATCCGGATGCCGTTCTCGGGCTGGAACCGGACGAGGCCGTAATTGTCCTCGTCGACGAAGCCGAACAGCATGGCAAACCCCCCGCTGCCAGAGGATGGCACGCGAAATCGGGTAGCGATTGAAAATTCAGGCAGGGGCCACGGGGCGGGATAGATTGCCAGCAACCCGCCAGCATCACCACTGGCGCGCAGAACATTTGAGGGCGCGTCCTCGACGATAGCAAGGCTGCCGGCCGCTCCTGCGGCTATGGTCCAGCCTGCCGCGGGGGAGCCAGGCGCCTGTTCGCCGAACTGGAGTTCCAGTTCCCGGTTCGGATAGGGGAAATCGTGCGCCTCAAGCGTTTCCCATTCGCCGCCGTTGCGGCGGGCTTGAAGAGCATAGCGTCTCGGGTCTGGGCTCGCAGCCACTTCCATCCGCACCCGGAAGGGCCGATCAACCTCGACAACCGCAGGAGTGCCGATCCCGGCGGCCCAGCCAGAATCTCCGTTCAGCGGCGCTGCAATATCCGAGCGGACCCGGTAGGCAAGATCGCTTTCGCTCATAGCCGCGCATGATCCGAGGAGGCTTGAAGCGGCAACGGCACCAAGACGAAACGAGCAGGTTGCCCATGGTGATCGTTTAGTCATGCCGCCAACCCCAGGCATCGAGGATTACATCAAAGAGGTGTGTGTTTGGGAAATAGCCGCTCACTCGCTCTCCACCCCGGCCGATGGCAAGCACGGGAACTTCCTCGGCAGAGTGGGTGTCGTTGATAAGAACGTGGTCAAGGCGAACGATCACTTCATCGCTGCCGGTCGTTTTCCAAGCATCATAACCTGCCAGCAATTCCTCCCCCCGACTTCCCCCGTCCACCTGCAACCCGAACGAGTGATCCGCCGTAAACAGCAACAAGGTATCGTCGAGGTCGACCCTGGCCTGCACCTCCGCGATGAGCCGGTCGAAATCAGCCATGTTCTGCAGCCCTTCTTGCGGGTCATCGGTATGCGCATCCCACTCGACCACGAGGAAATACCCCCGTGGCGACGATTGCAGGATATCGAGGGCGTCCATCGTGGCGCGGGCAACGTCCATCGTCTCTGCCACAACGATCGGATGCCGGTTCGTTTCAGGCACGGCTTCAAGCGAAGTGTAGATCGGGCGCCCGTGTTCCTGCGCCAGTTGCTCGAACCCGGTCTCCAGAGCGCCCAGCTGTTCACCGATCCGTTGGCGGCCGGCGCCAAACACCACGTCAACGCCGTCTCCAAATCTGGGATTGAACAGCTGCGTAAAAATCTCCCCCTGCTTTCCGCGATCGTTGGCATGGGCATAGGTTGCCGCTGGCGTCGCATCGGCGATCGACTGGCTGGAGATCACCCCGGTCAGCAGGCCGCGCTCCTCGGCATATTCAAGCAGCGTCTTCGTGGGCGCGCCATCCCGTTCCCCGCGAACCGCATCAGGCCCCTGGCTGATCACGCCGTTGC
This is a stretch of genomic DNA from Aurantiacibacter arachoides. It encodes these proteins:
- a CDS encoding UvrB/UvrC motif-containing protein translates to MSKTIEDLQNDMDAAARDLDFDEARRIRDRINLMRGGASAAEAAEADTSGLVRQQAGAMGLGTSRQQPVLPTGWRPPPKPDPMTSGRKRK
- a CDS encoding glycosyltransferase, coding for MNDAHSQNINKILASKMFAEKVNVARIHSHAPDLYAHAIAVPVRDEEELLPRMLNSLLVAMRGSTGGALVFVINDTRDRSAAIIETAMRNAGQSYLMVELSLAASIRDAPHARRLALDLAAMLAPEGKLLTTDADSYVGPDWVASRLQSLSTGNDLVCEDVHLDDDELSLLPPQVRAVGDAERAYFEASDRLWRSWTGGEAGSFAYRASGASLAIRSTAYRAIGGLPTPPVGEDVALCAAMLAAGMRVVTSNDGGTRTSARLQARAEGGCGACLTSRALANDPPCDAALVPLSILRERAALARGARLTGASANSAIWRGQKADRAMLYSEVLVELERARTLEQALVDVDA
- a CDS encoding PIG-L deacetylase family protein; its protein translation is MSVSEICDGSLLRASVAAPTVGLDELAPRGPVLVVAPHPDDETFGCGMAIAAAAANGRRIVLALLTDGEASHAASDTCSRDDLVTLRSGELAQALDILVPDGDVPLLRLGAPDGRSRPDDELVQSLHAFARKHSVCTVWTTWHADPHCDHETAALVGAEVARALAIPMWEYAVWGRFGERAVPASMVTFHDTAMAGRKRAAIAAYRSQTDESVVGDPTGFTMPRAFVSHFASHPEVFFRA
- a CDS encoding alkaline phosphatase; amino-acid sequence: MLAQDTSANPASALETEAGHPGPARNIILFVADAAGVSVLHAASILAHGEPLSLNIQRWPHLGLSETSPVDEFVSDSANGMSAIMTGVKTRNGVISQGPDAVRGERDGAPTKTLLEYAEERGLLTGVISSQSIADATPAATYAHANDRGKQGEIFTQLFNPRFGDGVDVVFGAGRQRIGEQLGALETGFEQLAQEHGRPIYTSLEAVPETNRHPIVVAETMDVARATMDALDILQSSPRGYFLVVEWDAHTDDPQEGLQNMADFDRLIAEVQARVDLDDTLLLFTADHSFGLQVDGGSRGEELLAGYDAWKTTGSDEVIVRLDHVLINDTHSAEEVPVLAIGRGGERVSGYFPNTHLFDVILDAWGWRHD
- a CDS encoding acyl-CoA dehydrogenase family protein, with protein sequence MIASRAANADRYDGDLGPDVDLLRSEGWLRACLKRDDGGRGWGTEPGGAQAALSALRILGRANLSAARLFEGHMNAVKLVALYGHPALRRNVAEDVRNGALLGVWGADEPDNPLGFSREMDTVRLTGAKRFASGLGLVDYAVVSAPGLDGQPQLILAPVGDAPRADASGWRMAGMQATRSGRYDFHDLILATGDLLGQPGDYLREPHFEGGVWRYCAAHLGGAEALYQEMLEALSARGRTEDSDQRRRIVACATALETARLWLTRCALEVEGPDAAESKATLSLLGREVVENACRTVIDQVDRALGMAAHEQGSPIERIKRDLALFLCQAAPDAKRERAASVLVSSGRLVEGL
- a CDS encoding class I SAM-dependent DNA methyltransferase, translated to MPDRPVARRERFEQLFRSDPDPWAFETSDYEREKRQATLAALSTRRFAQGLEIGCATGVLTEELLTVCDRMVGIDVAQTALDIAQRRLGSSPCISFRQGEVPQDWPEGSFDLIVFSEVLYFLNEAEIAQVSSLANGALCADGMCLLVNWTGPTDLPIDGDRAVALFAHGAAWRAEAVLECPKYRIDRLERS